In Saccharothrix violaceirubra, the following are encoded in one genomic region:
- a CDS encoding arsenate reductase ArsC codes for MTPRPSVLFVCVHNAGRSQMAAAWLTLLAGDRVEVRSAGSAPADQVNPAVVEAMREVGVDISAQSPKILTYEAVRESDVCVTMGCGDACPVFPGKRYLDWKLDDPAGQGVEAVRPIRDEIKARVEGLVAELLPADTTVDAVGVRSVPGASGLRTS; via the coding sequence ATGACACCGCGCCCGTCCGTCCTGTTCGTCTGCGTGCACAACGCCGGCCGTTCGCAGATGGCGGCCGCGTGGCTGACCCTGCTCGCCGGCGACCGCGTCGAGGTCCGGTCCGCCGGGTCCGCCCCCGCCGACCAGGTCAACCCGGCCGTGGTCGAGGCGATGCGCGAGGTCGGCGTCGACATCTCCGCCCAGTCCCCGAAGATCCTGACCTACGAGGCGGTCCGGGAGTCGGACGTGTGCGTGACCATGGGCTGCGGCGACGCCTGTCCGGTGTTCCCCGGCAAGCGCTACCTGGACTGGAAGCTCGACGACCCGGCGGGCCAAGGCGTCGAGGCGGTCCGTCCGATCCGCGACGAGATCAAGGCGCGGGTCGAGGGCCTCGTCGCGGAACTCCTGCCCGCGGACACGACCGTCGATGCCGTCGGCGTCCGGTCGGTTCCCGGGGCTTCCGGGCTCCGGACGAGTTGA
- a CDS encoding class I SAM-dependent methyltransferase, producing the protein MPTSRRDLAESFGVDPARYDRTRAAYPREVIARVVSAAPGPALVDVGCGTGIAARQFLAAGRTVLGVEPDTRMADFARRTGVDVEVATFEAWEPAGRLFDAVVSGTAWHWVDPVAGAAKAARVLRPGGVLAPFGHVYELPAPTAHALADAYRRVAPDSPIGFGDRSILDAYQGLYTRAADGVRAAGGFDEPVVWRHDWERTYSRAELLDLIPTSGGLTGLPPGHLAEVLDAVAATVGESVTLPYATWGLTAIRA; encoded by the coding sequence ATGCCCACTTCCCGCCGTGATCTCGCCGAGTCGTTCGGCGTCGACCCCGCACGATACGACCGGACCCGCGCCGCGTACCCGAGGGAGGTGATCGCGCGTGTCGTGTCCGCCGCGCCCGGCCCCGCCCTCGTCGACGTGGGCTGCGGCACGGGCATCGCGGCCCGGCAGTTCCTGGCCGCCGGACGCACGGTGCTCGGCGTCGAACCCGACACGCGCATGGCCGACTTCGCCCGGCGCACGGGCGTCGACGTCGAGGTGGCGACCTTCGAGGCGTGGGAGCCCGCCGGACGCCTGTTCGACGCCGTCGTCTCCGGCACGGCCTGGCACTGGGTCGACCCGGTCGCGGGCGCGGCGAAGGCGGCACGGGTCCTGCGTCCGGGAGGCGTGCTCGCCCCGTTCGGGCACGTGTACGAACTCCCGGCCCCGACGGCGCACGCCCTGGCCGACGCGTACCGACGGGTGGCGCCGGACTCGCCGATCGGGTTCGGCGACCGGTCGATCCTGGACGCCTACCAGGGGCTTTACACCAGGGCGGCGGACGGCGTCCGCGCGGCGGGCGGGTTCGACGAGCCCGTGGTGTGGCGGCACGACTGGGAGCGCACCTACAGCCGGGCCGAGCTGCTGGACCTGATCCCGACCTCCGGCGGACTGACGGGCCTGCCGCCCGGACACCTCGCCGAGGTGCTCGACGCCGTGGCCGCGACCGTGGGCGAGTCGGTCACGCTCCCCTACGCCACGTGGGGACTCACCGCGATCCGGGCCTGA
- a CDS encoding TetR/AcrR family transcriptional regulator — translation MPTGVALRDPRQRLFDAAERVLLRAGATGLTSRAVTDEAGVAKGVLHRHFGDFDAFLVELVLDRIARVDARAGRLRAKVGAGAVVDNLTSVLLESFDRVMIAIVVLVVARDEVRTRLRAAGTARFPLVGEAVAMVAGYLAAERDLGRLAADADVDALAPTVIGAAQLLFTERHDTSPEPEAVRKVVVTVLAGVLSA, via the coding sequence ATGCCGACCGGTGTGGCGCTGCGCGATCCGCGTCAGCGGCTGTTCGACGCGGCCGAACGGGTCCTGCTGCGGGCCGGGGCCACCGGTCTGACCAGCCGGGCGGTCACGGACGAGGCCGGGGTGGCGAAAGGGGTCCTGCACCGGCACTTCGGCGACTTCGACGCGTTCCTCGTCGAGCTGGTGCTCGACCGCATCGCCCGCGTCGACGCGCGGGCCGGCCGGTTGCGGGCGAAGGTCGGTGCCGGTGCCGTGGTCGACAACCTGACGAGCGTGCTGCTGGAGAGCTTCGACCGGGTCATGATCGCGATCGTGGTGCTGGTCGTCGCACGCGACGAGGTGCGTACCCGGCTGCGCGCGGCCGGCACCGCCCGGTTCCCGCTCGTCGGCGAGGCCGTGGCCATGGTCGCCGGCTATTTGGCGGCCGAACGCGACCTCGGCCGGCTCGCGGCGGACGCGGACGTCGACGCGCTCGCGCCCACGGTGATCGGCGCGGCGCAGTTGCTGTTCACCGAGCGGCACGACACTTCGCCCGAGCCCGAGGCCGTGCGGAAGGTCGTGGTCACGGTGCTCGCGGGCGTGCTGTCGGCCTAG
- a CDS encoding amidohydrolase, with translation MAVTDGVVVWVGQDAVGRALHPDAEVVDLDGAFVAPAFVDAHVHATSAGLLLTGLDLTDCPSPQALLDAVRTFDGPLVWGHGWDETRWSGRVPTRTELDAAAGGRVVYLSRVDVHSALASTALLDRAPGARTADGWSEDGPLTRAAHHYARAVAKDAIPVDQRRAAQRAFLDHALSRGVAAVHECAGPEISSVADLADLLAITDGPRVTGYWGDRARIALPVAGYAGDLFVDGALGSRTAALCAPYADDPATSGARYLDADTIADHLVACTEAGLQAGFHVIGDAAVAEVVTGFERAAAKVGTPALAARRHRLEHLEMITAGQAATLASYGVVASVQPLFDHEWGGPDGMYAQRLGVDRGTALNPFSRLAAAGLILAFGSDAPVTPVDPWATIRAAVHHRTEGHGISARAAFTAHTRGGWRAAGVDDGLTGTLRPGASATYAVWEAGELEVAAPDARVQRWSTDPRSGVAPLPALAGPAPKCLRTVLDGRTLWAAT, from the coding sequence ATGGCCGTGACGGACGGCGTCGTCGTCTGGGTCGGGCAGGACGCGGTCGGCCGCGCCCTGCACCCGGACGCGGAGGTCGTCGACCTCGACGGCGCGTTCGTCGCACCCGCCTTCGTCGACGCGCACGTGCACGCCACGTCGGCGGGCCTGCTGCTGACCGGTCTCGACCTCACCGACTGCCCCTCCCCGCAGGCCCTGCTCGACGCCGTGCGGACGTTCGACGGCCCGCTGGTCTGGGGGCACGGTTGGGACGAGACCCGCTGGTCCGGCCGCGTGCCCACCCGCACCGAACTCGACGCCGCCGCCGGTGGTCGGGTCGTCTACCTGTCCCGCGTGGACGTGCACTCGGCGCTGGCCTCCACCGCGCTGCTCGACCGCGCGCCCGGCGCCCGCACCGCCGACGGGTGGTCCGAGGACGGCCCGCTGACCCGCGCCGCGCACCACTACGCCCGTGCGGTGGCCAAGGACGCCATCCCGGTCGACCAACGCCGTGCCGCGCAACGCGCCTTCCTCGACCACGCCCTGTCCCGGGGCGTGGCCGCCGTCCACGAGTGCGCCGGCCCGGAGATCTCCAGCGTGGCCGACCTCGCCGACCTGCTCGCGATCACCGACGGCCCGCGCGTCACCGGCTACTGGGGCGACCGCGCCCGCATCGCGCTGCCCGTGGCCGGGTACGCGGGCGACCTGTTCGTGGACGGTGCGTTGGGCTCGCGCACCGCCGCGTTGTGTGCGCCCTACGCCGACGACCCGGCCACGTCAGGCGCCCGCTACCTCGACGCCGACACCATCGCCGACCACCTGGTCGCGTGCACGGAGGCCGGCCTCCAGGCCGGGTTCCACGTCATCGGCGACGCGGCCGTCGCCGAGGTCGTCACCGGGTTCGAACGGGCCGCCGCCAAGGTCGGCACGCCCGCGCTCGCCGCCCGCCGGCACCGCCTCGAACACCTGGAGATGATCACCGCCGGGCAGGCCGCGACGCTTGCGTCCTACGGCGTCGTCGCGTCCGTCCAGCCCCTGTTCGACCACGAGTGGGGCGGCCCGGACGGCATGTACGCGCAGCGGCTCGGCGTCGACCGCGGCACCGCGCTCAACCCGTTCTCGCGCCTGGCCGCCGCCGGGCTGATCCTCGCGTTCGGCTCCGACGCCCCGGTCACCCCGGTCGACCCGTGGGCCACGATCCGCGCCGCCGTCCACCACCGCACCGAGGGCCACGGCATCTCCGCGCGGGCCGCGTTCACCGCGCACACCAGGGGCGGCTGGCGCGCGGCCGGCGTCGACGACGGACTCACCGGCACCCTGCGGCCCGGCGCGTCCGCCACCTACGCGGTGTGGGAGGCGGGGGAGTTGGAGGTCGCCGCACCCGACGCCCGCGTACAGCGCTGGTCCACCGATCCGCGCTCGGGTGTGGCGCCGCTGCCCGCGCTCGCCGGCCCCGCGCCGAAGTGCCTGCGCACCGTCCTGGACGGCCGCACCCTGTGGGCGGCCACGTGA
- a CDS encoding FxsA family protein produces the protein MRVFAVLLIGLAVELTTLVWAFGAWGFLTTLGLLVLGGVVGSVLIRREGARTMAAFTEALRSRREPHQEIADGVLIAAAGLLIVVPGFLSDLAGLFLLFPPTRRLVSRRLARGAERRAATITLNQRYGRPPTSGGVVIDGDVVDVRADDHDGRPNRPELT, from the coding sequence ATGCGTGTGTTCGCCGTGTTGCTGATCGGCCTGGCCGTCGAGCTGACCACCCTGGTGTGGGCGTTCGGCGCGTGGGGATTCCTCACGACCCTGGGCCTGCTCGTGCTCGGGGGTGTCGTCGGCTCGGTGCTGATCCGCCGTGAAGGGGCACGCACGATGGCGGCGTTCACCGAGGCGCTGCGCAGCCGGCGCGAGCCGCACCAGGAGATCGCCGACGGCGTCCTGATCGCGGCGGCCGGCCTGCTGATCGTCGTGCCCGGCTTCCTCAGCGACCTGGCCGGGCTGTTCCTGCTCTTCCCGCCCACCCGGCGGCTCGTCAGCCGGCGACTGGCCCGCGGCGCCGAGCGGCGCGCGGCCACGATCACGCTCAACCAGCGCTACGGTCGGCCGCCGACGTCCGGCGGTGTCGTGATCGACGGTGACGTAGTGGACGTCCGCGCCGATGACCACGACGGGCGGCCGAACCGCCCGGAACTGACCTGA
- the kal gene encoding 3-aminobutyryl-CoA ammonia lyase, which translates to MKPGFEVTHRRYVPHAHAHYGGDLVDGAYSLGLFGDVATELLIRTDGDEGLFAGYSSVEFTAPLRAGDVVEATATLVRVGTRSRELAFEARVVCRSAPERGPSAADVLDPPLVVTRARGTVVVPG; encoded by the coding sequence GTGAAACCGGGATTCGAGGTCACCCACCGCCGGTACGTCCCGCACGCGCACGCCCACTACGGCGGCGACCTCGTCGACGGCGCCTACAGCCTCGGCCTGTTCGGCGATGTGGCCACCGAACTGCTCATCCGCACCGACGGCGACGAGGGGCTGTTCGCCGGGTACTCGTCGGTCGAGTTCACCGCGCCGCTGCGGGCGGGCGACGTGGTCGAGGCCACGGCCACGCTCGTCCGCGTCGGCACCCGCTCGCGCGAGCTGGCCTTCGAGGCCCGCGTGGTGTGCCGGTCGGCGCCCGAACGCGGTCCGTCGGCCGCCGACGTCCTCGACCCGCCGTTGGTCGTGACGCGGGCCAGGGGAACGGTGGTCGTGCCCGGCTGA
- a CDS encoding arsenate reductase/protein-tyrosine-phosphatase family protein produces the protein MDADWSSELTARARLHAALGEPARLAIVDRLLLGDASPGEIGRELGLASNLLAHHVKLLEQAGVVGRSRSEGDARRSYLRLRTAALSGLVPSGVRHARRVVFVCSRNSARSQLASALWAARSEVPAASAGTRPAGEVHPLAVATAKAHGLSLARARPHHVDRVMRPDDLVVAVCDNAHEELDPADRLHWSVPDPAAVGTEAAFDAAYHDLADRVDRLVPAVHDS, from the coding sequence ATGGATGCTGACTGGTCTTCGGAGCTGACCGCGCGGGCGCGGCTGCACGCCGCACTGGGCGAACCCGCCCGGCTGGCGATCGTGGACCGCCTGCTGCTGGGCGACGCCTCGCCGGGCGAGATCGGGCGCGAACTGGGACTGGCGAGCAACCTGCTGGCACACCACGTGAAGCTGCTGGAACAGGCCGGTGTGGTCGGACGGTCGCGGTCGGAGGGCGATGCGCGGCGGTCCTACCTGCGGTTGCGGACCGCGGCGTTGTCCGGGCTCGTGCCGTCGGGCGTGCGGCACGCACGACGCGTGGTGTTCGTGTGCAGCCGGAACTCGGCACGCTCGCAGCTCGCGTCGGCGTTGTGGGCCGCGCGCAGCGAGGTGCCCGCCGCGTCCGCGGGCACCCGCCCCGCCGGCGAGGTCCACCCGCTCGCGGTCGCGACCGCTAAGGCGCACGGCCTGTCGCTGGCCCGTGCCCGTCCCCACCACGTCGACCGGGTGATGCGCCCCGACGACCTGGTGGTCGCGGTGTGCGACAACGCCCACGAGGAACTCGACCCCGCCGACCGGCTGCACTGGTCGGTGCCCGACCCGGCGGCCGTCGGCACCGAGGCCGCCTTCGACGCCGCTTACCACGATCTCGCCGACCGCGTCGACCGGCTCGTACCGGCGGTCCACGACTCTTGA
- the kamD gene encoding lysine 5,6-aminomutase subunit alpha, which yields MALLDLDPGVVATARRLAARAAAPVVALARGHTTVAVERATLRLAGITGADTGHPAGDVPWVNRVVDTVRAHCGLEHGVVLPVFHALRTHGLATLTDLAEATAAGQIRYTLPKGAERTRAARAATTAVNRGLRAIDRNRATRDRLVARLGDPPCRPWLYLIVATGDIDEDVVQAANAARAGADVIAVIRSTGQSLLDYVPEGATHHGFAGTYATQENFRIMRAALDDVSKEVGRYVRLTNYASGLCMPEIAVLGGLERLDMMLNDSMYGILFRDINPVRTFVDQRFSRQVHARAGIVINTGEDNYLTTADAVDAAHTVTVSQLLNEHFAQEAGLPDPLLGLGHAFEIDPKVPDSFRLELAHALLARELFPDAPLKWMPPTRHMTGNVFQGQLLDGFFNLAGVLTGQSILLVGMMTEAVATPFLSDRDLALANVRYVLDAAGGLAEDFRPAPDGLIVKRAHQVLGEAVDLLGRIVDDGLLAAIADGTFGLMRRPPDGGKGADGVIAKADDYLNPAAAALEAR from the coding sequence ATGGCGCTGCTCGACCTCGATCCCGGGGTGGTCGCCACCGCCCGCCGGCTGGCCGCACGGGCCGCCGCGCCGGTGGTGGCGCTGGCCCGGGGCCACACCACGGTCGCGGTCGAGCGCGCCACCCTGCGCCTGGCCGGGATCACCGGTGCCGACACCGGGCACCCGGCCGGCGACGTGCCATGGGTCAACCGCGTCGTCGACACCGTGCGCGCGCACTGCGGCCTCGAGCACGGCGTCGTCCTGCCGGTGTTCCACGCGTTGCGCACGCACGGCCTGGCCACGCTGACCGACCTGGCCGAGGCCACCGCCGCCGGCCAGATCCGCTACACGCTGCCGAAAGGCGCCGAACGGACCCGTGCGGCCCGTGCCGCCACGACCGCCGTCAACCGGGGCCTGCGCGCGATCGACCGCAACCGCGCCACCCGGGACCGGCTCGTCGCGCGCCTGGGCGACCCGCCTTGCCGACCGTGGCTCTACCTGATCGTCGCGACCGGCGACATCGACGAGGACGTGGTCCAGGCAGCCAACGCCGCCCGCGCGGGCGCCGACGTGATCGCGGTGATCCGGTCGACCGGCCAGTCCCTGCTCGACTACGTGCCCGAAGGCGCCACCCATCACGGGTTCGCGGGCACCTACGCCACGCAGGAGAACTTCCGGATCATGCGCGCCGCGCTGGACGACGTGTCCAAGGAGGTCGGCCGCTACGTCCGGCTCACCAACTACGCGTCGGGCCTGTGCATGCCCGAGATCGCCGTGCTGGGCGGCCTGGAGCGCCTGGACATGATGCTCAACGACTCCATGTACGGGATCCTGTTCCGCGACATCAACCCGGTGCGCACGTTCGTCGACCAGCGGTTCTCCCGCCAGGTGCACGCCCGCGCCGGCATCGTGATCAACACCGGTGAGGACAACTACCTCACCACCGCCGACGCCGTGGACGCCGCGCACACCGTGACCGTGTCGCAGTTGCTCAACGAGCACTTCGCGCAGGAGGCCGGGCTGCCCGACCCCCTGCTGGGCCTGGGCCACGCGTTCGAGATCGACCCGAAGGTGCCCGACAGCTTCCGCCTCGAACTCGCCCACGCCCTGCTCGCCCGCGAGCTGTTCCCGGACGCGCCGCTCAAGTGGATGCCGCCCACCCGGCACATGACCGGCAACGTGTTCCAAGGGCAACTGCTCGACGGGTTCTTCAACCTCGCGGGCGTGCTCACCGGCCAGTCCATCCTGCTGGTCGGCATGATGACCGAGGCCGTGGCCACGCCGTTCCTGTCCGACCGCGACCTCGCCCTGGCCAACGTGCGCTACGTGCTCGACGCGGCGGGCGGCCTGGCCGAGGACTTCCGGCCCGCGCCCGACGGCCTGATCGTCAAACGCGCCCACCAGGTGCTGGGCGAGGCCGTCGACCTGCTCGGCCGCATCGTGGACGACGGCCTGCTCGCCGCGATCGCCGACGGCACGTTCGGTCTGATGCGCCGCCCACCCGACGGCGGCAAGGGCGCCGACGGCGTGATCGCCAAGGCCGACGACTACCTCAACCCGGCCGCCGCGGCTTTGGAGGCGCGATGA
- the kamE gene encoding lysine 5,6-aminomutase subunit beta, whose translation MTRHVRPYGDTTGDGMVQTSFTLPVPPGPKADGAARLLAERMGIDPATVVHSHGIGDGFTFFVVYGPVRHVIDLADVRVVEREYPLLSPAEVNAAVKRVLRRKLVVVGGCIGTDAHTVGIDAILNIKGFAGEKGLEYYRELRVVNLGAQVSVPELVRRARAEKADAVLVSQVVTQRDAHLLNTRELAAAFREALGARRPLLVAGGPRFDPLMADELGVDRVFGRGTTPGEVASYLVHAVHARKESA comes from the coding sequence ATGACCCGCCACGTCCGCCCCTACGGCGACACCACCGGCGACGGCATGGTGCAGACGTCGTTCACGCTGCCCGTCCCGCCCGGTCCGAAAGCCGACGGCGCCGCCCGGCTGCTCGCCGAACGCATGGGCATCGACCCGGCGACCGTGGTGCACTCGCACGGCATCGGCGACGGATTCACGTTCTTCGTCGTCTACGGCCCGGTGCGGCACGTGATCGACCTGGCGGACGTCCGCGTCGTCGAACGCGAGTACCCGCTGCTGTCCCCGGCCGAGGTCAACGCGGCGGTGAAACGCGTGCTGCGCCGCAAACTCGTGGTCGTGGGCGGCTGCATCGGCACGGACGCGCACACCGTGGGCATCGACGCGATCCTCAACATCAAGGGCTTCGCGGGGGAGAAGGGGCTGGAGTACTACCGCGAACTGCGCGTGGTCAACCTCGGCGCCCAGGTGTCCGTGCCCGAGCTGGTGCGCCGCGCCCGTGCGGAGAAAGCCGACGCCGTGCTCGTCTCCCAGGTCGTGACCCAACGTGACGCGCACCTGCTCAACACCCGCGAGCTGGCCGCCGCGTTCCGCGAGGCGCTCGGTGCCCGGCGACCGCTGCTGGTCGCGGGCGGCCCCCGGTTCGACCCGCTGATGGCCGACGAGTTGGGCGTGGACCGGGTGTTCGGCCGCGGCACCACGCCCGGCGAGGTCGCCAGTTACCTCGTGCACGCCGTCCACGCCCGGAAGGAGTCCGCGTGA
- a CDS encoding GbsR/MarR family transcriptional regulator, whose product MPGDRLTLPDRRQIAAGLRDGLTYAAIGRRIERPTSTVTREVMRNGGPGGYDAESAHRTGTRPARRRRPAPTTGDPGRTDPRLLDEVDARSTELMVQAGLPHMMARVLAALFTTDSGSLTSAELVRRLRVSPASVSKAVGYLENQALIRRDRDPRSRAESYVIDDDVLFQSIMAGARNQTRIALACGTAAEKLGTTTPAGARLENLSKFLLHVVDDMVRSVHHWHRVYSTIPEDGDRGTAR is encoded by the coding sequence ATGCCCGGGGACAGACTCACCCTGCCGGACCGGCGGCAGATCGCCGCCGGGCTACGGGACGGGTTGACCTACGCCGCCATCGGCCGCCGGATCGAGCGGCCGACCTCGACCGTCACGCGCGAGGTGATGCGCAACGGCGGGCCGGGCGGCTACGACGCCGAATCGGCCCACCGGACCGGCACACGACCGGCACGCAGGCGCAGGCCGGCTCCGACGACCGGCGATCCCGGCCGGACGGATCCGCGACTCCTGGACGAGGTGGACGCGCGGAGCACGGAACTGATGGTCCAGGCGGGACTTCCGCACATGATGGCGAGGGTGCTGGCCGCGCTGTTCACCACCGACAGCGGCAGCCTCACCTCGGCCGAACTCGTGCGGCGCCTGCGCGTCAGTCCCGCCTCGGTCTCCAAAGCGGTCGGCTATCTGGAGAACCAGGCTCTCATCAGGCGCGACCGCGATCCGCGCAGCCGCGCGGAGAGCTACGTCATCGACGACGACGTCCTGTTCCAGTCGATCATGGCCGGCGCGCGCAACCAGACCCGGATCGCGCTCGCCTGCGGGACCGCGGCGGAGAAGCTCGGCACCACCACCCCGGCCGGTGCACGGCTGGAGAACCTGAGCAAATTCCTCCTCCACGTCGTCGACGACATGGTCCGCTCGGTCCACCATTGGCACCGGGTCTACTCGACCATTCCCGAGGACGGCGACCGGGGAACAGCTCGGTGA
- the kdd gene encoding L-erythro-3,5-diaminohexanoate dehydrogenase produces MSVHGLHRVLEPPGVLPQRADRLDPTPVCGPDEVLVDVGLLNLDAASFRQLREAHGPGIRDAVLDIVAARGKMQNPVTGSGGMLLGTVREVGPDSPLGLRPGDRVATLVSLTLTPLTITGMDWDGTTEQVPCRGTAILFARSIAAVLPDDLPDALALAVLDVCGAPALTDRVVRRHDRPVVLVLGAGGKSGTLSLVAARRAGASRVIGLVPHEAEADRVRRSGLADEVVTADARDPLAVVAALAGGTPAHPTETAPATPSGTGADVTVVCVDVPGCEHGAILATADGGTIVFFSMATSFTAAALGAEGLAADVEMLVGNGYVPGHAAFALDIVRTEPAVRAVFEHRQTPQP; encoded by the coding sequence ATGTCTGTCCACGGTCTGCACCGCGTCCTGGAACCGCCCGGTGTCCTGCCGCAGCGGGCCGACCGGCTGGACCCCACGCCCGTGTGCGGGCCGGACGAGGTACTGGTCGACGTCGGGCTCCTCAACCTCGACGCCGCGTCCTTCCGGCAACTGCGCGAGGCGCACGGTCCGGGGATCCGCGACGCGGTCCTCGACATCGTGGCCGCGCGCGGCAAGATGCAGAACCCGGTCACCGGGTCGGGCGGCATGCTGCTGGGCACGGTTCGGGAGGTCGGGCCCGACTCGCCGCTGGGGCTGCGTCCCGGCGACCGCGTCGCCACCCTCGTGTCCCTGACCCTGACGCCGCTGACGATCACCGGGATGGACTGGGACGGCACCACCGAGCAGGTGCCGTGCCGGGGCACCGCGATCCTGTTCGCCCGCTCGATCGCCGCCGTGCTGCCCGACGACCTGCCCGACGCGCTCGCCCTGGCCGTGCTCGACGTGTGCGGTGCGCCCGCACTCACCGACCGGGTCGTGCGCCGCCATGACCGACCGGTCGTGCTCGTCCTCGGTGCGGGCGGCAAGTCCGGCACGTTGTCGCTGGTGGCCGCCCGCCGCGCCGGTGCGTCCCGGGTGATCGGACTCGTCCCGCACGAGGCCGAGGCGGACCGCGTCCGCCGCTCGGGCCTGGCCGACGAGGTGGTGACCGCCGACGCCCGGGACCCGCTGGCGGTGGTGGCGGCGCTGGCCGGCGGCACACCCGCGCACCCGACGGAAACCGCACCGGCCACGCCCTCGGGAACCGGCGCCGACGTCACCGTGGTCTGCGTCGACGTGCCGGGCTGCGAGCACGGAGCCATCCTCGCCACCGCCGACGGCGGCACGATCGTGTTCTTCTCCATGGCCACCTCGTTCACCGCCGCCGCCCTGGGCGCCGAAGGACTGGCCGCCGACGTGGAGATGCTCGTCGGCAACGGCTACGTCCCAGGTCACGCCGCATTCGCCCTCGACATCGTGCGGACCGAACCTGCCGTGCGCGCGGTGTTCGAGCACCGGCAGACTCCACAGCCGTGA
- a CDS encoding aquaporin: MRPLSRPLVAEFLGSLLLAALVIGSGIAARRLSPDDVGLQLLENAAATAAGLYALILVFGPVSGAHLNPVVSIVDAAFGGLPWRHVALYVPVQIAGCVTGAIVANVLFDAAPVSVATTDRATWPHAASEVVATLGLLLVIFSLTRTGRATRVPAAVGAYIGAAYWFTSSTAFANPAVTIGRAFSDSFAGIAPASVPAYVAAQLVAAAAAILLLRVLYPVAPDPWPVGRPVKENP; the protein is encoded by the coding sequence ATGCGGCCCCTGTCCCGACCGCTCGTGGCCGAGTTCCTCGGCAGCCTGCTGCTCGCCGCCCTGGTGATCGGTTCCGGCATCGCCGCCCGACGCCTCTCGCCCGACGACGTGGGCCTGCAACTGCTGGAGAACGCCGCCGCCACGGCCGCCGGCCTCTACGCCCTGATCCTCGTCTTCGGACCGGTGAGCGGCGCGCACCTCAACCCTGTCGTGTCCATCGTGGACGCGGCCTTCGGCGGGCTGCCGTGGCGGCACGTCGCCCTGTACGTCCCGGTGCAGATCGCCGGCTGCGTCACGGGTGCGATCGTGGCGAACGTGCTGTTCGACGCCGCACCGGTCAGCGTCGCCACCACCGACCGGGCCACGTGGCCGCACGCCGCCTCCGAGGTCGTCGCCACCCTGGGCCTGCTGCTGGTGATCTTCTCTCTGACCCGCACCGGACGCGCCACCCGGGTCCCCGCCGCCGTCGGCGCCTACATCGGCGCCGCCTACTGGTTCACCAGTTCGACCGCCTTCGCCAACCCGGCCGTCACGATCGGCCGCGCGTTCAGCGACAGCTTCGCCGGGATCGCCCCCGCCTCGGTGCCGGCCTACGTCGCCGCGCAACTGGTCGCGGCGGCGGCGGCGATCCTCCTGCTCCGCGTCCTGTACCCCGTCGCCCCGGACCCCTGGCCCGTCGGGCGGCCCGTGAAGGAGAACCCATGA